Proteins encoded in a region of the Populus alba chromosome 13, ASM523922v2, whole genome shotgun sequence genome:
- the LOC118040151 gene encoding lipoyl synthase 1, chloroplastic, with protein sequence MIEQYLSKPSFSLSIPIPQPPKSKSSFSCSYSKIRCESVDYPSSSKIDAKHPQISTINSNGSSPSASVDSKNKEKGPYPYPGGGKMGPYTGRDPNVKKPEWLRQKAPQGERYDEVKESLSRLKLNTVCQEAQCPNIGECWNGGGDGIATATIMVLGDTCTRGCRFCAVKTSSNPPPPDPMEPLNTALAIASWGVDYIVITSVDRDDLPDGGSGHFAQTVRAMKELKPEIMIECLTSDFRGDLKAVDTLVHSGLDVFAHNVETVKRLQRIVRDPRAGYEQSLSVLKHAKISKKGMITKTSIMLGLGESDNEVKEAMADLRAIGVDILTFGQYLQPTPLHLTVKEYVTPEKFAFWKEYGESIGFRYVASGPLVRSSYRAGELFVKTMVKESAKEAAAIS encoded by the exons ATGATAGAGCAATACCTTTCAAAACCTTCATTCTCATTGTCAATTCCTATTCCTCAACCCCCTAAATCCAAATCCTCCTTTTCATGCTCCTATTCAAAAATTCGATGTGAATCGGTTGATTATCCCTCTTCATCAAAAATTGATGCAAAACACCCACAAATTTCTACCATTAACAGCAATGGTTCTTCACCATCAGCATCTGTGGATTCGAAGAACAAGGAGAAGGGTCCATACCCATATCCAGGAGGTGGGAAGATGGGGCCATATACTGGGAGGGATCCCAATGTGAAGAAGCCAGAGTGGTTGAGGCAGAAAGCTCCTCAAGGTGAACGGTATGATGAGGTAAAAGAATCTCTGTCTCGCTTGAAGCTCAACACTGTTTGCCAAGAAGCTCAATGCCCCAACATCGGAGAGTGTTGgaatggtggtggtgatggcaTTGCAACTGCGACTATTATGGTTTTAGGTGATACTTGTACCCGTGGCTGTAGATTTTGTGCTGTTAAAACCAGCAGCAaccctcctcctcctgatcCCATGGAGCCCCTTAACACTGCTTTGGCCATTGCAAGTTGGGG TGTGGATTACATTGTTATTACAAGTGTGGATCGTGATGATCTGCCAGATGGAGGAAGTGGGCATTTTGCTCAAACTGTTAGAGCTATGAAG GAACTAAAGCCAGAGATCATGATTGAATGCTTAACTTCTGATTTTCGTGGTGACCTAAAGGCTGTAGATACTCTGGTACATTCAGGATTGGATGTGTTTGCCCACAATGTTGAGACTGTTAAACGCCTCCAACGAATTGTTAGAGATCCTCGGGCTGG GTATGAACAGAGTTTATCAGTCTTGAAACATGCAAAAATCAGTAAGAAGGGAATGATAACAAAAACCTCCATAATGTTGGGTCTGGGAGAATCTGATAATGAGGTGAAGGAAGCCATGGCTGATTTAAGGGCTATAGGTGTTGATATTCTGACATTTGGACAATATTTACAG CCCACTCCGTTACATTTAACTGTCAAGGAGTATGTTACACCTGAGAAGTTTGCTTTTTGGAAAGAATACGGAGAGTCTATTGGATTCCGTTATGTGGCCAGTGGACCTCTG GTTCGATCCTCGTACAGAGCAGGGGAACTCTTTGTTAAGACAATGGTGAAAGAAAGTGCTAAAGAAGCTGCTGCCATATCCTAA
- the LOC118040153 gene encoding uncharacterized protein yields MRKTKAMKVFVAASVIIALFLLPMAISARHIGRPRTHHGHHHSTQPRIKDGTVAKPKFLYGERWPAKRRGADTVQIAGSSLPDCSHACGSCSPCRLVMVSFVCASLEEAETCPMAYKCMCNNKSYPVP; encoded by the exons ATGAGAAAAACCAAAGCCATGAAGGTTTTTGTTGCAGCATCAGTCATCAttgctctctttcttcttccaatGGCCATATCAGCGAGGCATATAGGCAGGCCACGAACAC ACCATGGGCACCACCATTCGACACAGCCTCGAATTAAAGATGGGACAGTGGCAAAACCCAAGTTCTTATACGGGGAAAGGTGGCCGGCAAAGAGAAGGGGTGCTGATACTGTCCAAATTGCAGGATCAAGTTTGCCAGATTGTTCTCATGCATGTGGGTCATGCTCACCGTGTAGACTAGTAATGGTCAGTTTTGTTTGTGCTTCACTTGAAGAGGCTGAGACTTGTCCCATGGCTTATAAGTGCATGTGTAATAACAAGTCTTACCCTGTCCCATGA
- the LOC118040169 gene encoding uncharacterized protein isoform X3, translated as MRLRKSRQCFPSCSSRHRVDEDDVYWKRKKSGEELEWSHNSTHVISQLTQCFANAMVGPRSWIAGLFTRSPYKRNDKVLDFCLTPHLEQRLQKLQERMRTPFDETRPDHQEALRSLWNAAFPDIPLKGLISEQWKDMGWQGANPSTDFRGCGFISLENLLFFSRTYPASFHRLLFKQGGQRATWEYPFAVAGINVSFMLIQMLDLRSEKPRCLPGVTFVKLLGDESAFDVLFCIAFEMMDAQWLAMRASYMEFNEVLQVTRTQLERELSLEDVHRIKDLPAYNLLYQ; from the exons ATGAGATTGAGAAAGAGTAGACAATGCTTTCCCTCTTGTTCTTCTCGTCACAGA GTTGACGAGGATGATGTTTATTGGAAACGAAAGAAGAGTGGTGAAGAGTTGGAATGGTCACATAATTCCACTCACGTTATTTCGCAGTTAACTCAATGTTTTG CTAATGCTATGGTTGGACCACGTTCATGGATAGCAGGGCTCTTTACTCGCTCACCATATAAACGTAACGACAAAGTTCTTGACTTCTGCTTGACTCCTCATTTG GAACAAAGACTACAAAAGCTTCAAGAACGAATGAGAACACCTTTTGACGAGACACGCCCTGATCATCAA GAAGCTCTCAGATCATTGTGGAATGCAGCTTTTCCAGATATTCCTCTGAAAGGCTTGATCTCTGAGCAGTGGAAAGACATGGGGTGGCAAGGTGCTAACCCATCAACTGACTTCAG GGGCTGTGGTTTCATTTCTCTTGAGAACTTGCTGTTTTTTTCAAGGACTTATCCG GCATCTTTTCATAGGTTATTGTTCAAGCAGGGGGGGCAGCGAGCTACTTGGGAATACCCATTTGCTGTTGCTGGCATTAATGTTTCTTTTATGTTGATCCAGATGTTGGATTTACGGTCAG AAAAACCAAGATGTCTTCCAGGAGTCACTTTTGTTAAATTACTAGGAG ATGAATCTGCCTTTGATGTACTATTCTGTATAGCTTTTGAAATGATGGATGCTCAGTGGCTTGCTATGCGTGCTTCTTACATGGAGTTCAAT GAGGTTTTACAAGTAACAAGGACACAATTGGAGAGGGAACTATCTTTGGAAGATGTTCATCGAATAAAAGATTTACCAGCATACAACCTTTTGTATCAATAG
- the LOC118040169 gene encoding uncharacterized protein isoform X2 — translation MRLRKSRQCFPSCSSRHRVDEDDVYWKRKKSGEELEWSHNSTHVISQLTQCFANAMVGPRSWIAGLFTRSPYKRNDKVLDFCLTPHLEQRLQKLQERMRTPFDETRPDHQEALRSLWNAAFPDIPLKGLISEQWKDMGWQGANPSTDFRGCGFISLENLLFFSRTYPASFHRLLFKQGGQRATWEYPFAVAGINVSFMLIQMLDLRSEKPRCLPGVTFVKLLGEDESAFDVLFCIAFEMMDAQWLAMRASYMEFNEVLQVTRTQLERELSLEDVHRIKDLPAYNLLYQ, via the exons ATGAGATTGAGAAAGAGTAGACAATGCTTTCCCTCTTGTTCTTCTCGTCACAGA GTTGACGAGGATGATGTTTATTGGAAACGAAAGAAGAGTGGTGAAGAGTTGGAATGGTCACATAATTCCACTCACGTTATTTCGCAGTTAACTCAATGTTTTG CTAATGCTATGGTTGGACCACGTTCATGGATAGCAGGGCTCTTTACTCGCTCACCATATAAACGTAACGACAAAGTTCTTGACTTCTGCTTGACTCCTCATTTG GAACAAAGACTACAAAAGCTTCAAGAACGAATGAGAACACCTTTTGACGAGACACGCCCTGATCATCAA GAAGCTCTCAGATCATTGTGGAATGCAGCTTTTCCAGATATTCCTCTGAAAGGCTTGATCTCTGAGCAGTGGAAAGACATGGGGTGGCAAGGTGCTAACCCATCAACTGACTTCAG GGGCTGTGGTTTCATTTCTCTTGAGAACTTGCTGTTTTTTTCAAGGACTTATCCG GCATCTTTTCATAGGTTATTGTTCAAGCAGGGGGGGCAGCGAGCTACTTGGGAATACCCATTTGCTGTTGCTGGCATTAATGTTTCTTTTATGTTGATCCAGATGTTGGATTTACGGTCAG AAAAACCAAGATGTCTTCCAGGAGTCACTTTTGTTAAATTACTAGGAG AAGATGAATCTGCCTTTGATGTACTATTCTGTATAGCTTTTGAAATGATGGATGCTCAGTGGCTTGCTATGCGTGCTTCTTACATGGAGTTCAAT GAGGTTTTACAAGTAACAAGGACACAATTGGAGAGGGAACTATCTTTGGAAGATGTTCATCGAATAAAAGATTTACCAGCATACAACCTTTTGTATCAATAG
- the LOC118040169 gene encoding uncharacterized protein isoform X4 produces the protein MRLRKSRQCFPSCSSRHRVDEDDVYWKRKKSGEELEWSHNSTHVISQLTQCFANAMVGPRSWIAGLFTRSPYKRNDKVLDFCLTPHLEQRLQKLQERMRTPFDETRPDHQEALRSLWNAAFPDIPLKGLISEQWKDMGWQGANPSTDFRGCGFISLENLLFFSRTYPGGQRATWEYPFAVAGINVSFMLIQMLDLRSEKPRCLPGVTFVKLLGGGFTSNKDTIGEGTIFGRCSSNKRFTSIQPFVSIAIYSEVLLKCPKVLARSSRTFRRTQRFRYKFMCRTAEL, from the exons ATGAGATTGAGAAAGAGTAGACAATGCTTTCCCTCTTGTTCTTCTCGTCACAGA GTTGACGAGGATGATGTTTATTGGAAACGAAAGAAGAGTGGTGAAGAGTTGGAATGGTCACATAATTCCACTCACGTTATTTCGCAGTTAACTCAATGTTTTG CTAATGCTATGGTTGGACCACGTTCATGGATAGCAGGGCTCTTTACTCGCTCACCATATAAACGTAACGACAAAGTTCTTGACTTCTGCTTGACTCCTCATTTG GAACAAAGACTACAAAAGCTTCAAGAACGAATGAGAACACCTTTTGACGAGACACGCCCTGATCATCAA GAAGCTCTCAGATCATTGTGGAATGCAGCTTTTCCAGATATTCCTCTGAAAGGCTTGATCTCTGAGCAGTGGAAAGACATGGGGTGGCAAGGTGCTAACCCATCAACTGACTTCAG GGGCTGTGGTTTCATTTCTCTTGAGAACTTGCTGTTTTTTTCAAGGACTTATCCG GGGGGGCAGCGAGCTACTTGGGAATACCCATTTGCTGTTGCTGGCATTAATGTTTCTTTTATGTTGATCCAGATGTTGGATTTACGGTCAG AAAAACCAAGATGTCTTCCAGGAGTCACTTTTGTTAAATTACTAGGAG GAGGTTTTACAAGTAACAAGGACACAATTGGAGAGGGAACTATCTTTGGAAGATGTTCATCGAATAAAAGATTTACCAGCATACAACCTTTTGTATCAATAGCAATTTATAGTGAGGTCCTCTTAAAATGCCCCAAAGTACTTGCTAGGTCCAGTAGAACATTTCGGAGAACCCAAAGGTTTAGATATAAATTCATGTGTCGAACTGCTGAACTGTAG
- the LOC118040169 gene encoding uncharacterized protein isoform X1 has protein sequence MRLRKSRQCFPSCSSRHRVDEDDVYWKRKKSGEELEWSHNSTHVISQLTQCFANAMVGPRSWIAGLFTRSPYKRNDKVLDFCLTPHLEQRLQKLQERMRTPFDETRPDHQEALRSLWNAAFPDIPLKGLISEQWKDMGWQGANPSTDFRGCGFISLENLLFFSRTYPASFHRLLFKQGGQRATWEYPFAVAGINVSFMLIQMLDLRSEKPRCLPGVTFVKLLGGGFTSNKDTIGEGTIFGRCSSNKRFTSIQPFVSIAIYSEVLLKCPKVLARSSRTFRRTQRFRYKFMCRTAEL, from the exons ATGAGATTGAGAAAGAGTAGACAATGCTTTCCCTCTTGTTCTTCTCGTCACAGA GTTGACGAGGATGATGTTTATTGGAAACGAAAGAAGAGTGGTGAAGAGTTGGAATGGTCACATAATTCCACTCACGTTATTTCGCAGTTAACTCAATGTTTTG CTAATGCTATGGTTGGACCACGTTCATGGATAGCAGGGCTCTTTACTCGCTCACCATATAAACGTAACGACAAAGTTCTTGACTTCTGCTTGACTCCTCATTTG GAACAAAGACTACAAAAGCTTCAAGAACGAATGAGAACACCTTTTGACGAGACACGCCCTGATCATCAA GAAGCTCTCAGATCATTGTGGAATGCAGCTTTTCCAGATATTCCTCTGAAAGGCTTGATCTCTGAGCAGTGGAAAGACATGGGGTGGCAAGGTGCTAACCCATCAACTGACTTCAG GGGCTGTGGTTTCATTTCTCTTGAGAACTTGCTGTTTTTTTCAAGGACTTATCCG GCATCTTTTCATAGGTTATTGTTCAAGCAGGGGGGGCAGCGAGCTACTTGGGAATACCCATTTGCTGTTGCTGGCATTAATGTTTCTTTTATGTTGATCCAGATGTTGGATTTACGGTCAG AAAAACCAAGATGTCTTCCAGGAGTCACTTTTGTTAAATTACTAGGAG GAGGTTTTACAAGTAACAAGGACACAATTGGAGAGGGAACTATCTTTGGAAGATGTTCATCGAATAAAAGATTTACCAGCATACAACCTTTTGTATCAATAGCAATTTATAGTGAGGTCCTCTTAAAATGCCCCAAAGTACTTGCTAGGTCCAGTAGAACATTTCGGAGAACCCAAAGGTTTAGATATAAATTCATGTGTCGAACTGCTGAACTGTAG
- the LOC118040169 gene encoding uncharacterized protein isoform X5 codes for MVGPRSWIAGLFTRSPYKRNDKVLDFCLTPHLEQRLQKLQERMRTPFDETRPDHQEALRSLWNAAFPDIPLKGLISEQWKDMGWQGANPSTDFRGCGFISLENLLFFSRTYPASFHRLLFKQGGQRATWEYPFAVAGINVSFMLIQMLDLRSEKPRCLPGVTFVKLLGGGFTSNKDTIGEGTIFGRCSSNKRFTSIQPFVSIAIYSEVLLKCPKVLARSSRTFRRTQRFRYKFMCRTAEL; via the exons ATGGTTGGACCACGTTCATGGATAGCAGGGCTCTTTACTCGCTCACCATATAAACGTAACGACAAAGTTCTTGACTTCTGCTTGACTCCTCATTTG GAACAAAGACTACAAAAGCTTCAAGAACGAATGAGAACACCTTTTGACGAGACACGCCCTGATCATCAA GAAGCTCTCAGATCATTGTGGAATGCAGCTTTTCCAGATATTCCTCTGAAAGGCTTGATCTCTGAGCAGTGGAAAGACATGGGGTGGCAAGGTGCTAACCCATCAACTGACTTCAG GGGCTGTGGTTTCATTTCTCTTGAGAACTTGCTGTTTTTTTCAAGGACTTATCCG GCATCTTTTCATAGGTTATTGTTCAAGCAGGGGGGGCAGCGAGCTACTTGGGAATACCCATTTGCTGTTGCTGGCATTAATGTTTCTTTTATGTTGATCCAGATGTTGGATTTACGGTCAG AAAAACCAAGATGTCTTCCAGGAGTCACTTTTGTTAAATTACTAGGAG GAGGTTTTACAAGTAACAAGGACACAATTGGAGAGGGAACTATCTTTGGAAGATGTTCATCGAATAAAAGATTTACCAGCATACAACCTTTTGTATCAATAGCAATTTATAGTGAGGTCCTCTTAAAATGCCCCAAAGTACTTGCTAGGTCCAGTAGAACATTTCGGAGAACCCAAAGGTTTAGATATAAATTCATGTGTCGAACTGCTGAACTGTAG